Part of the Yersinia hibernica genome, TTAGGGAAATGTTGTTGGCATAAATGGACCAAAGTCATGGTGTCTTCCGGCTCATTACAGGTAATCACGATAGCTTTGGCCTTCTCTGCTCCAGCGGCGCGCAGCAGTTCTAGCTCAGTGGCATCGCCATAGTAAACTTTATAGCCATATTTGCGCATCACACTGACGGCACTGACATCGCGCTCCAACACCGTGATCCGCATTTTGTTCGCCATCAGCAAGCGGCCAATCACCTGACCAAAACGCCCAAAACCAACAATAATCACCTGCGGGTTATTGTCTTCAACAAACGGTTTTTCATCACTCTCTTCTTGTGCGTTGTAGCGGCGGACTAAAATCCGGTCAATCCCCTGCATCAATAATGGCGTTGTCATCATTGAGAGTGTGACCACCACCAACAGCAATGCCAGCTGTTCCGCATCCAACACGTGCTGAGAGAAGGCCGCAGAGAACAACACGAAAGCGAATTCACCACCCTGACTCAACACGCCGGCAAATTGCAGCCGCACTGAACGGCGCAAACCAAATGTTCGCGCTAAACCATACAGCACCGTGCCTTTGATAAAGACCAAAGCTAACACACCTAGCAGCACGTCCCACAGGTGAGTGAACAGGACGCCGAGGTTCAGGGCCATCCCGACTGAGATGAAAAACAACCCAAGTAACAACCCCTTAAAGGGTTCGATGGCAATTTCCAGTTCATGCTGGAATTCACTTTCAGCCAGTAAAATGCCCGCGATAAATGTCCCCAATGCCATAGACAGGCCCAGGGCATCCATAAACAACGCCGAGCCTAAAACCACCAGCAAAGCCGCAGCGGTAAACACTTCCCGCACACCGGAGGCCACAATGTAGCGAAACAGCGGGCGCAGCAAATATCGCCCGCCAATCAGCATGCCAGCAAAAGCCGCGACCTTAATACCAATCCGTGCCCAGTCATTGGCTGCCCCGCCGCCGCCGGCCAAAATAGGAATCAGCGCCAATGCTGGGATTACCGCCATATCCTGGAATAGCAAGACCGAGAAACCGAGCTGGCCGCCTTCGTTGCGGTTCATGCCCTTTTCGCGCATCAATTGCAATGCCATGGCCGTTGAAGACATCGCCAAACCGACACCGCCAATCACCGCCGCTTGCCAGGCAAATTGAGTGAAATAGAGCAATGCCCCCAGCACCGCCGCGGTTATCACTACCTGACCGGCACCGACACCAAAAATAGAGCGCCGCAGTTGCCAAAGCTTGGCAGGGTTCAACTCCAAGCCAATGATAAACATCAGAAAAACAACACCCAGCTCGGAGAAGTGGAGGATTTCGTCAACATCACGAATAAACCCTAAGCCCCAAGGGCCAATAGCAATACCGGCGATCAAATAGCCCAATACCGCGCCGATCCCCAGGCGCTGAGCAATCGGAACCGCCACCACAGCAGCAAATAAAAAAAGTAAGATAGCGGTCAGTAGCGCCGAGCCTTCCATATCAGTGCCCTCCCGTCGATAGCGGTGACTGCAACCACTGCGCATAAGCTTGTGCATGGCTGGCTAACACTTCCGGTTTCTGGCGGCGCGCCCAATATATAATCATCGGACTCATCCAATGCATATGGCACATAGCTGCCGTCAATTCAAACGGCCGTAGAATATCTTCCATCGGATAGCGATTATATCCCCCTGCCCGATAGGCGCCTTCCGGCTCACCGGTGGTAATCACTGAACGCCAGTATTTCCCGGTCAGGGCATGCCCACCGACACCATTGGCAAAGCCACGCGCCAGCACACGATCCAACCATTCTTTCAGCAATGCCGGGCAACTGTAGGTGTAAAGAGGGTGTTGAAATACAATAATTTGATGTTCACGTAGCAATTGCTGCTCGTGGTGAATATCAATAAAAAAATCCGGATAATGTGCATAGAGATCGTGCACAGTAACATGTTCTAAGTGCTGCACCGGTTGCAGTAAAACCCGATTAGCCACCGAATCCTGTGATTCCGGATGGGCATACAACAGCAAAACCTTCGGTAGCTGCGACATCATTCCCCTCCAAAGCGTCGTCAGGGCCCGGTTTTTCCGTTACCATGCTTCGCAAAGACCAAAAAAGACTCATATTTGTACCCACAGTCATTGGCGTCGCCAGTCGGCAGCGGCAAGCACCACGGGGATAATAATTTAACATACTCTAAACATACGGCACTCTATGATTGTTTTTTCCTCGCTACAAATTCGACGTGGTACTCGCGTCTTGCTGGACAATGCAACAGCAACGATTAATCCTGGCCAAAAGGTCGGGCTGGTCGGCAAAAACGGCTGTGGTAAATCCACTCTGCTGGCGTTGCTCAAAGGCGAACTGAGCGCCGATGGCGGCAATGCCGCTTTTCCCAGTAACTGGGCGCTGGCTTGGGTTAACCAAGAGACCCCGGCACTGGATGTACCGGCGATAGAGTATGTTATCGACGGTGACCGCGAATATCGCCAGTTGGAGGCCGAACTGCAGGCCGCCAACGAAAAAAATGACGGCCATGCTATTGCCACCGTGCATGGCAAGCTGGATGCCATCCATGCCTGGACCATTCAGTCGCGTGCTGCCAGTTTGCTACACGGGCTGGGCTTTTCTCAAGATCAATTACAACAGCCGGTGCGCTCGTTTTCTGGCGGCTGGCGGATGCGCCTTAATCTGGCGCAGGCGTTGATTTGTCGCTCCGACTTACTGCTGCTGGACGAACCCACCAACCACTTGGATTTGGATGCCGTCATCTGGTTGGAAAAATGGCTGAAAAACTACTCCGGCACATTGGTGCTGATTTCCCATGACCGCGATTTCCTTGATCCTATTATTGATAAGATTTTACATATTGAACAGCAGACGCTGAATGAATATACCGGTAATTATTCATCCTTCGAACGCCAGCGGGCGACCAAACTGGCGCAGCAACAGTCGATGTATCAGCATCAGCAAGAGAAAGTCGCGCATCTGCAAAGTTACATTGACCGTTTCCGGGCGCAGGCCACCAAAGCCAAGCAGGCCCAAAGCCGCATTAAAATGCTGGAGCGCATGGAGCTGATTGCGCCCGCTCATGTGGATAATCCATTCCACTTCAGTTTCCGCACCCCAGAAAGCCTGCCTGACCCGCTGCTACGAATGGACAAAGTCAGTGCTGGCTATGGCGAGCGCACGATTTTAGAGTCCATCAAACTCAATCTGGTGCCGGGCTCGCGTATTGGCTTGTTAGGCCGCAATGGTGCCGGTAAATCAACGCTAATCAAGCTGTTAGCCGGAACTTTAGCGCCACAAAGTGGTGAAATTGGCCTGTCCAAAGGGATTAAGCTGGGTTACTTCGCCCAGCATCAGCTTGAATTCTTACGCGCTGATGAATCCCCACTCCAACATATGAGCCGCCTGGCTCCCAAAGAGCCGGAACAACAGCTACGCGATTATCTCGGGGGCTACGGTTTTCAAGGCGATCAGGTGACCGACCCGACCGCCCGCTTCTCTGGCGGTGAGAAAGCGCGTCTGGTGTTGGCACTGATTATCTGGCAGCGCCCGAATCTATTGCTGCTGGATGAACCAACTAACCACCTTGATCTTGATATGCGCCAGGCTCTGACCGAAGCCCTGATTGATTTCGAGGGCGCATTGGTGGTGGTGTCCCATGACCGCCACTTATTGCGCTCAACCACCGATGACCTCTATCTGGTACACGATGGCAAAGTAGAGCAGTTTGATGGTGATTTAGAAGATTATCAGCAATTTTTGGTCGACATTCAGCGCCAGCAAAGTCAGCAGGATAACCCCACCAAAGAGTTATCCGGCAACAGCGCGCAGCAACGTAAAGATCAAAAACGCCGTGCTGCTGAATTCCGTAGCCAAACTCAGCCTTTGCGCAAACAAATTATGACGCTGGAAAAGCAAATGGATAAACTCAGCGCAGAACTGACCGCCATCGAAGAGCAATTGGCTGACTCTGCCTTATACGATATTGCCCGTAAGGCGGATTTGACCCAATGTCTACAGCAGCAGACGCAAGTCAAATCCAAGCTGGAAGAGACTGAAATGCAGTGGTTGGACGCCCAAGAACAGCTGGAAGACATCACCAAGCAATTTGAAGCGGAGTAATCGGTTTTCCCCGCCATAATGCAGGGCATAGCACGCTAACTTTCACGTGTTATGCCCTGCTTGAGTCTTTATCACATAAATAGATATTAAATTAAGATTTATTTTTGTTATTACTTCGAAGATTTTAATGTCTAATAAGCTATAAAAACTATTTCTGGGAAGAAGTATAAATGCAGCGCATTTTGGTCATCCGAATTGATTTCCTTGGCGATATGATATGCACCACTGCTTTATTACACGCACTAAAACAGCGCTGGCCTTCGGCTGAGATTCATGTCTTAGCCAACAAATATAATCGGGCAGCACTGGCACGTAATCCTGATGTCAGCGCAATTCACACTTACGTTTACAGTAAACAATGTGAGCGAAACCAAAAGTCAGGCCGGGTGAAAGCTATTTTTGACCGGCTGGCCCTGATTTGGCAATTACGCCGGTTGCGCTTTGATCTACTGATTATCCCGAACGGCGGCATGAGCAAGAACAGTATTCAGTTCGCCAAACAACTGAATGTGGTCGATAGCCGTTGGCATACTACCGTCACTGAATTTGATGACCGCAACCCTGAGCATGTTGCCAGCCGCCCGATGCGCCATGAGGCACTCTCCGGCTTTGCCTTGCTGCCCGAATTAAACTCGGTCGATATCAATACGCTCAAGTTGCATCTCTATCCTGACCCCGCATTACAGGCGAAATGGCAGGCAGAGTTAGGTCACAAAGAGCGGCCACGGGTTGGTTTGTTTGTCTCGAACAAAGCCCCGCAGCGGCGTTGGAGCTGGGAGAAATGGCAGCAGTTGGCACTAAAACTCAGTGACCAAGCTGATGCAGTGATTCTCTATGACCCCAATGATCCCCCGAGTGAGCAACAACTGGCGAGCATCAAAGGGCGCGCTTTATTAACCCCCTCAGTCGATGAATTTGTGGCCGCAGCAAGCCAACTGGATATGGTCATTTCTGCCGACAGTGCGCCGGTGCATATCAGTTCCGCGCTGCAAATCCCGGTGGTGGCGTTGTTTGAATCTCGGCCAGAGAAATATCGCCGTTGGTATCCGCTAACCCGCCACATTTTGTTGCATAAGGGGCTGCAAGTTGATGATATCACTGTCGATGCCGTCGAAACCGCCGCCCGCCAGCTGCTGGATAACCAATAAAATACCCCATTAAGGCCGATATACTGGCTTATCCCCCAAAATAGTCGCGCGGTGCATAATGCGCCGCTGCGGCAGATAATCAGCATTAGCATAATGTTGGGTAACGCGGTTATCCCAAATCGCAATATCATCTTGCTGCCAGCGCCAGCGCACCTGGAATTCAGGTTTGGTGGTGTGCGCAAACAGAAAGCGCAATAAAGCATCACTCTCTTTATCACTCACATCAACAATTCTGGTGGTGAATCCTTCATTAACAAACAATGCCTGACGCCCACTCACCGGGTGGGTGCGTACCACCGGATGCAGCAGCGGCGGATTTTTCTCTTTGGCTAACAGCCAGCGCTGATGCTCTTCTGGCGTTGCGCGATGTTTGTGCTCGGGGAAAGAGTGGGCGAAATCATGCTCAGCGCGTAACCCCGCCAATAGCTGTTTAAAGGGCGCAGAAAGTGCTTCATACGCGGCGATGCCGCTGCTCCATAAAGTATCGCCGCCAGTGGTCGGTAATTGCTTGGCCGCCAATATCGCGCCTAACGGCGGGTTCTCGATGAAGGTGACATCGGTGTGCCAGTTATCATTATCCGGCGGATTATTATCGTGAGTATCTAACACAATAATCTCTTCACACTCTTTAGCATGAGGATAAACCGGATGAATGTGTAAATCGCCAAAACGCCCGGCTAAATCGCGCTGCTGTAAGGGCGTTATCGGCTGCTGGCGGAAAAACAGCACCTGATGCTTGAGCAGCGCGTGATAAAGCTGCTCAAACTGACTGTCGCCTAATGGGCGGGCGATATTAATATTCTCAACCAGTGCGCCGATATACGGCCCCAACGGGGTCACGACCAAACGTTCATTCATTGTTGTGCTCCATACCAAGGTGTTAGCCGGCGTTGAATCGCCCGTAAACTTAATTCCATGCCAAAAGCGATAATCGCAATCACACTGATGCCCGCCACCACCACGTCGGTGGCCAGAAACTCACCGGCGGATTGCACCATAAAGCCCAACCCGCGCGTGGCAGCAATCAGCTCAGCGGCCACCAGTGTCGACCAACCGACCCCCAAGCCAATGCGAATACCGGTTAGGATTTCCGGTAATGCGCTGGGCAGGATGACAAACCATAAAACCTGCCAGCGGCTGGCCCCCAATGCGCGGGCGGCTCTCACCCGCACCTGTGCAACGCTGCGCACTCCGGCGACGGCGGCCAGGGTTATCGGCGCGAATATCGCCAGATAAATCAACAGGATTTTTGACGTCTCGCCGATACCGAACCAGATGACCATGAGTGGCAAATAAGCGAGCGGCGGCACCGGCCGATAAATTTCAATCAGCGGATCCAGCACCCCGCGCACCGTGCGGCTCAGCCCCATGGCAATCCCAGTAGGGACACCGAGTGCGACAGCGGCTAACAGCGCAATAAGAATTCGCCCTAAACTGGCCGCCAAATGCTGCCATAGTGTGGCATCCATAAACCCCTGCGGGCTGGCAATCACCCGTAACTGATGCAAAACCTGCTGTGGCGCGGGGAGAAATAGCGGGCTGATAAGCTGGAGAGCCGTAATTGCCCACCATAGCGCCACCACACTTGCTAATGTGGCGATGCTGAGCCATAGCCCTTTATTGACCGCTAACCGGCGGGCGCTTTTTTTCGTCGCGCTGCGCGCCGTCGCTGGTGCCGGCACGGCCACGGGTTGGCGTAAATTGCCGTCGCGTAAGGTACTGTGCAGGCTCATATTAGTGCCTCCCGCTGCTGGAAGATTTTACCCAGCACATATTCACGGCGGGCGATAAACTCCGGATCAGACTTAATGCTGCGGCAGGCTTCACCCTCGGCATAGCGCTGGCCAAAGTTCAGTGATAACCGCTCGACAACCTGCCCCGGCCCCGGCGACAGCAACAATAATTCGCTGGCCAGGAAGACGGCTTCTTCAATATCGTGGGTAATCAGCAAAATTTGTTTGCCGGTATCACGCCAGATAGTGAGCAGCAGCTCTTGCATCTGTTCGCGAGTGAAAGCATCCAGCGCGCCGAACGGCTCATCGAGCAGTAATAGACGCGGCTCCACGGCCAGCGCCCGAGCTATGCCCACGCGCTGGCGCATCCCGCCGGAAAGCTGCCAAATAAAATGATGTTCAAAACCGGCCAAGCCAACGCGATTCAGCATTTTCAGTGCCGTGGCCCGCTGCTGCTGCTGACTGAACCCCGCCAGTTGCAGGCCAAATTCGACATTACTGACCACATCGCGCCACGGCAGTAAACCCTCATGCTGGAACACCACTCCCCGCTCGGCACTGGGGCCATGAACCGGAATATCATCCAGAGTGATGCTGCCAGCTGAAGGCTCGATAAATCCGGCAATTAAGTTGAGCAAAGTGGTTTTGCCGCAACCTGATGGCCCCAATACCACGACCAACTGTCCGGATGCGATTTGCAATGACACATCCTGTAAGGCCGGTTTGCCCTGATATTCAGCCCACAGGCCGCGCACATTTAACATGATGGCTCCTAGGACTGTGGTTGGGTCTGAACTTCTTTCACAAAGCGGTCTGTGACAAAATCACGATAATCACTGGCAACCTGCGGGATTTTCCCCTGCTCTTTCAGAAATGCGGCCGTGTCACGAATAGCTTGGTTCACCGGCTGACCTAACTGGGTTATCTGGTCAGCCACGGGCAGGTAAGTATTGCCTTTCACCAACTCCGGCACCTGCTCGGCGGGAACACCACTTAAGCGCGCAAGTTGACTCAGATGTTCAGGATTTTTAAGCCATTGTTCCGGTTGCGCCAAATAAGCGCTTTGCGCCGCCAAGGCACTGCGAGCAAAGGCGGTCACCACCTCAGGATGGGCTTGGGCGAAGTCTTTGCGCACCACCCAGACATCCAGTGTTGGCGCGCCCCATTGACCCACTTGTGCAGAATCAGTCAGGACAGTACCGGTTTTGGCTAATTCATTCACCGCAGGTGCCCAAACATACGCGCCATCAATATCACCGCGTTGCCAAGCCGCAGCAATCGCTGGCGGTTGTAAGTTCAGAATAGTGACCTGCTCCGGCTTGATGCCCCAATGCTTCAGCGCAGCCAGTAGGCTGTAGTGGGTGGTGGAGATAAACGGCACGGCAATGCGCTTGCCAATTAAATCCTGCGGCGTTTTGATCTCTTTTTTGACCACTAAGGCTTCAGAGCTGCCCAGTTGGGAGGCCAGCAAAAACACTTCAATTGGGACATTCTGGCTGGCAGCAACTGCCAGTGGGCTGGAGCCGATGTTACCAATCTGCACATCACCTGAAGCCAGTGCTCTGACAACACTGGAGCCGCTATCAAATTTGCGCCAATCCACCTTGGCACCGGAAAACTTTGCAAAGCTGTTATCCGCTTGGGCGACCTTGGCCGGCTCCGCAGAGGTTTGGTAGGCGACAGTCACATCAACAGCATGTGCACTGGTGGCCAGCAATGACAGAGCCAGCAGCGCCCCACCAGGCAGCAAAAAGCCGCGGGCTGCGCTGGCAAGATTCATAGAAGAAAAGGTTATCGCCATGGGTTCACTCCGCTCGGTTAACAATGTCATTCGCTATTATTGCGACCCTCAGCGCACTCGGGCGGCTGAGATGACAGTGATACCTGAAGGAGCAATATGGCTAAAGGAATAAAAAAATATTCTTTATTCCTTTAAGTGATAACAAATTAGCTAAAAACTGAATTCTTATCTGCAACAAATAGTTAACTAAAGGGACATTTCGCCTTTGAGGAAAATGCGCGACTGACCGGAAATAACAGTGCGATCCCCCGCTAACATGCAGAATAACTCGCCACCGCGAGCAGAGATTTGGCGGGCATGGAGTGCTGTGCGGCCCAGTCGCGCCACCCAATATGGCATTAATGTGCAATGAGCCGACCCGGTAACCGGGTCTTCATCACTGCTCAAGGTGAAATAGCGCGAAACAAAATCAACCTCATCACCCGGTGCCGTCACAATCACCCCCCGGCCAGTATAGGCAATCAATGCCGCTAAATCCGGCTGCAACTGGCGCACCTGCTGCTCATTTTCTAGCACCACCAGCAGCGATTTTGCCTGCCAAAGCTGTTGAATATCCACACCGAGTAAGGTTTTCAGTGCAGCCGAAAGCGCGATTTGCGCTGGGGGCAATGCGGGGAAATCCAGTGACAGTCGGCCAAAGTTATCCGCATCGCGCTTGACATGTAAATCACCGCTGGCGCTGCGAAAGCAGATATCATGCAAACCGGGGTTCACCACGTTGAACATCACATGCGCCGCCGCCAAAGTGCCGTGGCCGCATAAATCCACTTCATATTCTGGGGTAAACCACCGAATCGCCGACTTATCCCCCTCATCCCAGACAAAACTGGTTTCCGGCAAATTAATCTCAGCGGCAATGCATTGCATCTGTTCGGCCGACAGCGGTTTTTTCAGCAAACAGACCCCGGCCGGATTGCCGGATAATCCTGGGCCGATAAATGCATCAACATGAAAATAGTTATAAGCCATCAATTTGCTCCGGTGATTGGCTAATGCCAAATCAACAACACACAGGCCGCCGTCAGCAAGCCCATCGAAATATTAAAAGTAAACCAAGCGCGGCGACTGCGCAGCAAGCGGCCAATCAAAGTCCCAAAACCCAGCCAAATAATACCGGCGACCAGATTCACCATAAACATGCCAAGGCTTATCATTAAGATGGAATTATTATAAGCCGCCCCCGTCATGCTGAAGCTGGCGACGGAGCCTAATCCCATCAGCCAGGCTTTGGGATTAAGGAACTGTAATAGCCAGCCCTGATATAATCGCAATGGTTTTGGCGGTGCGACATTGATGTCTAATTTTTCATAGGCCGAAGTGGCAATTTTCCATGCCAGCCACAGTAGATAAAGACTGCCCAGGATTTTTAGAATGAAGTGCAGCGAGGGATAGATCAAAATCAGGCCACCGACCCCGAATGCCACCAGCAGCAGCATGCTCTGCATACCCAACATAATGCCTAACATCAGCCAGATAGAGCGCATAAAGCCAAAGTTGGCACCAGCAGAAGTCAGTAACATATTATTGGGGCCGGGGGTGATGGCAGCAACCCAAAGAAAACCAACCATTGAAAGAAATAAACTCAGTTCCATGAGACGGGTGCCTCTCACCCAAAATGATGCGCGATATACCCATGAAGCTAACAGTGTGCTATTGATCACACAAGAGCAACGACATGATTTCCATTCATCATATGTATGAAATATTTCGTCCGCTGGCCGGGGCCAGCAACCCACACCTGCAAACACTGCTGCCGCGGCTGGTGCGACGGCGGGTGCAGCTTAGACCTTTTTGGCAACGGCTGGAATTGCCCGATGGGGACTTTGTCGATTTGGCCTGGAGTGAAAATCCTGAGCTGGCGCGCGATAAGCCCAGATTGGTACTATTTCACGGGTTGGAAGGGAATTTTTACAGTCCTTATGCCCATGGTTTACTGCACGCCTGGCAAGCCGAAGGGGGGCTGGGTGTGGTGATGCATTTTCGCGGATGCAGTGGAGAAGCTAATCGTAAGTCTCGCATTTATCACTCCGGTGAAACAGAAGATGCCCGTTTCTTCCTGCGCTGGTTGCGAGAAAACTATGGCCAAGTACCAACGGCTGCGGTCGGCGTCTCTTTAGGCGGCAATATGTTAGCGTGCTATCTGGCACAGCAAGGGCAAGAGAGTTTATTAGAGGCCGCCGTGGTGGTTTCGGCCCCACTGATGCTCGAACCTTGCGCCAACCGCATGGAGCAAGGTTTCTCACGTGTTTATCAGCGCTATTTGCTGAATCAGCTCAAGTTAAATGCCACGCGCAAGCTGCTGCATTACCCCGGCAGTCTGCCTTTGGATCTGGTGCAATTGAAAGGGCTGCGGCGAATCAAAGAATTTGATGATGTCATAACGGCGAGAATACATGGCTTCAATGATGCACTGGATTACTATCGGCGGTGCAGTGCTTTGCCACTGCTCCCGCAAATTACCACGCCATTGCTTATTATTCATGCCCAAGATGACCCCTTCATGACGACAGAAGTTATCCCCAATCTCAGCGAATTACCCAGTAACATTGATTATCAGTTAACTGAGCATGGCGGCCATGTCGGTTTTGTTAGCGGCTCATTAAAACACCCACAAATGTGGTTGGAACAACGTATTCCAGCCTGGCTTTCCCCTTATTTGGAGCAACAATCATGATTATCCCCTGGCAGCAAGTCGACAGTGAAACGCTGGATAATATGCTGGAGGCCTTTGTGTTACGTGAAGGCACTGATTACGGCGAGCAAGAGCGCTCATTGGCACAGAAAGTCGAAGATGTGCGCCGTCAATTAGTGAGTGGCGAGGCGGTATTAGTGTGGTCTGAATTACACGAAACCATCAATATTATGCCACGAGGCGCATTTCGTGCCGGGGCAGAAGAGTTGCCATAATCCTCGCGTTGCCGCCGCACTCTTGGCGAAAAATCAGAGTGACAAGCTGGACACTTTGCCCTAAAAATAACCCTTAATGATAAAAAATAGCCCGTTTAAACCTGTCCGCTGAGTTAACTAACCCCATGGAGTTACAGCTAATATGTCAATTAAACATCCGGTTATCGCCGTCACCGGCTCCAGTGGCGCAGGAACCACGACCACCAGTCTGGCGTTTCGCAAAATTTTTCAGCAATTGAATATTCGCGCGGCTCAAATTGAGGGTGACAGTTTCCACCGCTACACCCGCCCGGAAATGGATTCAGCGATTCGTAAAGCACGGGATCAAGGCCGACATATCAGCTATTTTGGCCCAGAAGCCAATGACTTTGGGCAGTTAGAAGAGAGTGTTTCGCAATATGGCGCATTGGGTACCGGGCGCTCACGTAAGTATTTGCATACCTATGATGAAGCCGTGCCCTACAACCAGATTCCCGGCACATTCACTCCGTGGGAGTCGCTACCAGAGCCGACTGATGTGCTGTTCTATGAAGGGCTGCACGGCGGGGTTGTCACCGAGCATCATGATGTCGCAAAACATGTAGATTTACTGGTCGGCGTAGTCCCCATCGTTAACCTGGAGTGGATTCAAAAATTAGTCCGGGATACTGGCGAGCGCGGCCATTCTCGTGAGGCGGTGATGGATTCCGTGGTGCGCTCCATGGATGACTATATTAACTACATCACGCCACAATTTTCGCGGACTCACATTAACTTCCAGCGAGTACCGACCGTCGATACCTCCAACCCATTTGCCGCCAAAGCCATTCCGTCACTGGATGAAAGTTTTGTTGTCATTCACTTTAGAGGTCTGAATCAAATCGATTTTCCCTACTTACTGGCGATGTTACAGGGATCGTTTATTTCCAATATCAATACTTTGGTGGTCCCAGGCGGGAAGATGGGGCTGGCAATGGAGTTGATTATGGCGCCATTGGTGCAGCAATTACTGGAAGGCAAAAAGATTATTTAATCGCCTGCGTACTTGAAGTAGCGGCCAACATCTCCGCTGCTTCAAGTCCGTCGAGTTTATTTAGGCGATTTCGCGGATCTCAAAACTGTGGGTAATGGTCGCCGCTTTGCCCAGCATCAGAGACACCGAGCAATACTTTTCAGCTGACAGCTCCACCGCGCGCTCAACAATTTTATCGGTTAAGCCCTTGCCGCTCACAATAAAATGCAGGTTAATTTGTGTAAACAGGCGCGGTGCCTCTTCCCGGCGCTGCGAGGTTAACGTCACTTCGCAATCGCGCACATCATTACGGCCTTTTT contains:
- the kefB gene encoding glutathione-regulated potassium-efflux system protein KefB; translated protein: MEGSALLTAILLFLFAAVVAVPIAQRLGIGAVLGYLIAGIAIGPWGLGFIRDVDEILHFSELGVVFLMFIIGLELNPAKLWQLRRSIFGVGAGQVVITAAVLGALLYFTQFAWQAAVIGGVGLAMSSTAMALQLMREKGMNRNEGGQLGFSVLLFQDMAVIPALALIPILAGGGGAANDWARIGIKVAAFAGMLIGGRYLLRPLFRYIVASGVREVFTAAALLVVLGSALFMDALGLSMALGTFIAGILLAESEFQHELEIAIEPFKGLLLGLFFISVGMALNLGVLFTHLWDVLLGVLALVFIKGTVLYGLARTFGLRRSVRLQFAGVLSQGGEFAFVLFSAAFSQHVLDAEQLALLLVVVTLSMMTTPLLMQGIDRILVRRYNAQEESDEKPFVEDNNPQVIIVGFGRFGQVIGRLLMANKMRITVLERDVSAVSVMRKYGYKVYYGDATELELLRAAGAEKAKAIVITCNEPEDTMTLVHLCQQHFPNLHILARARGRVEAHELLQNGVKDFTRETFSSALELGRKTLLGLGMHPHQAYRAQQHFRRLDMRMLRELVPQHHGDVAQISRVKEARRELEDIFQREMLHESRQLDGWDEYE
- the kefG gene encoding glutathione-regulated potassium-efflux system ancillary protein KefG, which produces MSQLPKVLLLYAHPESQDSVANRVLLQPVQHLEHVTVHDLYAHYPDFFIDIHHEQQLLREHQIIVFQHPLYTYSCPALLKEWLDRVLARGFANGVGGHALTGKYWRSVITTGEPEGAYRAGGYNRYPMEDILRPFELTAAMCHMHWMSPMIIYWARRQKPEVLASHAQAYAQWLQSPLSTGGH
- a CDS encoding ABC transporter ATP-binding protein, which encodes MIVFSSLQIRRGTRVLLDNATATINPGQKVGLVGKNGCGKSTLLALLKGELSADGGNAAFPSNWALAWVNQETPALDVPAIEYVIDGDREYRQLEAELQAANEKNDGHAIATVHGKLDAIHAWTIQSRAASLLHGLGFSQDQLQQPVRSFSGGWRMRLNLAQALICRSDLLLLDEPTNHLDLDAVIWLEKWLKNYSGTLVLISHDRDFLDPIIDKILHIEQQTLNEYTGNYSSFERQRATKLAQQQSMYQHQQEKVAHLQSYIDRFRAQATKAKQAQSRIKMLERMELIAPAHVDNPFHFSFRTPESLPDPLLRMDKVSAGYGERTILESIKLNLVPGSRIGLLGRNGAGKSTLIKLLAGTLAPQSGEIGLSKGIKLGYFAQHQLEFLRADESPLQHMSRLAPKEPEQQLRDYLGGYGFQGDQVTDPTARFSGGEKARLVLALIIWQRPNLLLLDEPTNHLDLDMRQALTEALIDFEGALVVVSHDRHLLRSTTDDLYLVHDGKVEQFDGDLEDYQQFLVDIQRQQSQQDNPTKELSGNSAQQRKDQKRRAAEFRSQTQPLRKQIMTLEKQMDKLSAELTAIEEQLADSALYDIARKADLTQCLQQQTQVKSKLEETEMQWLDAQEQLEDITKQFEAE
- a CDS encoding glycosyltransferase family 9 protein, producing the protein MQRILVIRIDFLGDMICTTALLHALKQRWPSAEIHVLANKYNRAALARNPDVSAIHTYVYSKQCERNQKSGRVKAIFDRLALIWQLRRLRFDLLIIPNGGMSKNSIQFAKQLNVVDSRWHTTVTEFDDRNPEHVASRPMRHEALSGFALLPELNSVDINTLKLHLYPDPALQAKWQAELGHKERPRVGLFVSNKAPQRRWSWEKWQQLALKLSDQADAVILYDPNDPPSEQQLASIKGRALLTPSVDEFVAAASQLDMVISADSAPVHISSALQIPVVALFESRPEKYRRWYPLTRHILLHKGLQVDDITVDAVETAARQLLDNQ
- the tauD gene encoding taurine dioxygenase is translated as MNERLVVTPLGPYIGALVENINIARPLGDSQFEQLYHALLKHQVLFFRQQPITPLQQRDLAGRFGDLHIHPVYPHAKECEEIIVLDTHDNNPPDNDNWHTDVTFIENPPLGAILAAKQLPTTGGDTLWSSGIAAYEALSAPFKQLLAGLRAEHDFAHSFPEHKHRATPEEHQRWLLAKEKNPPLLHPVVRTHPVSGRQALFVNEGFTTRIVDVSDKESDALLRFLFAHTTKPEFQVRWRWQQDDIAIWDNRVTQHYANADYLPQRRIMHRATILGDKPVYRP
- the tauC gene encoding taurine ABC transporter permease TauC, coding for MSLHSTLRDGNLRQPVAVPAPATARSATKKSARRLAVNKGLWLSIATLASVVALWWAITALQLISPLFLPAPQQVLHQLRVIASPQGFMDATLWQHLAASLGRILIALLAAVALGVPTGIAMGLSRTVRGVLDPLIEIYRPVPPLAYLPLMVIWFGIGETSKILLIYLAIFAPITLAAVAGVRSVAQVRVRAARALGASRWQVLWFVILPSALPEILTGIRIGLGVGWSTLVAAELIAATRGLGFMVQSAGEFLATDVVVAGISVIAIIAFGMELSLRAIQRRLTPWYGAQQ
- the tauB gene encoding taurine ABC transporter ATP-binding subunit, which produces MLNVRGLWAEYQGKPALQDVSLQIASGQLVVVLGPSGCGKTTLLNLIAGFIEPSAGSITLDDIPVHGPSAERGVVFQHEGLLPWRDVVSNVEFGLQLAGFSQQQQRATALKMLNRVGLAGFEHHFIWQLSGGMRQRVGIARALAVEPRLLLLDEPFGALDAFTREQMQELLLTIWRDTGKQILLITHDIEEAVFLASELLLLSPGPGQVVERLSLNFGQRYAEGEACRSIKSDPEFIARREYVLGKIFQQREALI